Proteins encoded in a region of the Procambarus clarkii isolate CNS0578487 chromosome 28, FALCON_Pclarkii_2.0, whole genome shotgun sequence genome:
- the LOC123754982 gene encoding sodium/calcium exchanger Calx-like, whose amino-acid sequence MVEHRANCSPHWGMHLLGLCVLVLALCSPVSAAEENETDSFFATCKEGLILPVWMPQDNLASGDRVARAILYFVVMIWFFIGVSIVSDRFMGSIEKITSQEKEVSVKRPNGDTQIIIVQVWNETVANLTLMALGSSAPEILLSVVEMFATNFEAGDLGPGTIVGSAAFNLFVIIGICVYVIPDGEARYIKHLRVFVITAFFSVFAYIWLYLILAEISYGIVEFWEAFLTFLFFPITVLLAYIADRRLLFYKYMTKEYRMGKHGVIIEVEGADTELGKKDEGGPLYDENVDESVREFEEHRKEYMSVIRELRQKHPEIPMENLESMAREEIINRGPKSRAFYRIQATRKLTGGGNIMKKAREEVKVEKDEEGLETKDESIIRIFFDPGHYTVMENVGSFDVTVTREGGDLNTTVLVDYKTEDGTANAGGDYVGAEGTLVFLPGETQKTFKLEVIDDEVFEEDEHFYVRLSNMRLGTADGTATTHAVNGASSQPQEPIKMELAAPYVATIMILDDDHGGIFNVSEKDVEIVETIGKYELKVVRWSGARGRVTVPYKTEDGTAKAGKDYETAEGELVFENNETE is encoded by the coding sequence ATGGTTGAACATAGAGCTAACTGCTCTCCCCACTGGGGAATGCATTTGTTAGGCTTGTGTGTTTTAGTGCTAGCTCTCTGCAGTCCGGTTTCTGCTGCTGAGGAAAACGAAACGGACAGCTTCTTTGCAACATGCAAAGAGGGTCTAATTCTCCCAGTATGGATGCCCCAGGACAATCTAGCAAGTGGCGACCGCGTGGCTCGAGCCATCCTCTATTTTGTGGTGATGATATGGTTCTTTATTGGAGTGTCTATCGTCTCCGATCGTTTCATGGGTTCCATTGAAAAGATCACTTCACAGGAGAAGGAAGTTTCAGTGAAAAGGCCCAACGGTGACACGCAGATCATCATAGTACAAGTATGGAACGAGACCGTCGCCAACCTGACGCTCATGGCGCTGGGTTCCTCTGCTCCTGAGATCCTGCTgtccgttgttgagatgttcgccaCGAACTTCGAAGCTGGAGACCTCGGTCCAGGAACCATTGTCGGTTCCGCAGCATTCAACCTATTTGTCATCATTGGTATTTGTGTTTATGTAATTCCTGATGGCGAGGCGCGATACATCAAACATCTCCGAGTGTTCGTAATAACAGCATTCTTCTCTGTGTTCGCCTATATTTGGCTGTACCTCATCCTGGCTGAAATCTCATACGGCATTGTGGAGTTCTGGGAAGCGTTCCTGACATTCCTCTTCTTCCCTATTACCGTTCTTctggcttacattgctgatcgtCGTCTTCTCTTCTACAAATATATGACAAAGGAATACCGTATGGGTAAACATGGCGTCATTATTGAAGTTGAAGGCGCTGATACGGAGTTGGGGAAGAAGGATGAAGGAGGACCTTTATATGACGAAAATGTCGACGAGTCAGTTCGGGAATTTGAGGAACATCGTAAGGAATACATGTCTGTCATTAGAGAACTCCGTCAAAAGCATCCCGAAATCCCAATGGAAAACCTGGAATCCATGGCTCGCGAGGAAATTATTAACCGAGGTCCCAAGTCTCGTGCCTTCTACCGTATCCAGGCCACCAGGAAGCTGACAGGTGGTGGTAACATCATGAAGAAAGCAAGAGAGGAAGTCAAAGTGGAAAAGGATGAAGAAGGACTTGAGACGAAAGACGAAAGTATCATCCGTATTTTCTTCGATCCTGGCCACTACACAGTTATGGAGAACGTGGGTTCCTTTGACGTGACAGTTACCCGCGAGGGAGGAGACCTCAACACCACTGTCCTCGTTGACTACAAAACTGAAGACGGCACTGCAAATGCTGGTGGGGATTACGTGGGTGCTGAAGGCACCCTTGTCTTCCTGCCCGGCGAAACCCAGAAGACGTTCAAGCTGGAAGTCATTGACGACGAAGTTTTCGAGGAAGATGAGCATTTTTACGTCCGGCTCTCCAACATGCGTCTGGGCACTGCCGATGGTACTGCAACGACTCACGCCGTCAACGGTGCCTCTAGTCAGCCCCAAGAGCCCATCAAGATGGAACTGGCAGCTCCATACGTCGCCACTATTATGATCCTCGACGACGATCACGGTGGTATCTTTAACGTCAGTGAAAAGGACGTAGAAATTGTGGAGACCATTGGAAAATACGAGTTGAAGGTCGTCCGTTGGTCTGGTGCACGTGGCCGCGTCACTGTGCCCTACAAGACGGAGGACGGCACTGCCAAAGCCGGCAAGGACTACGAAACTGCTGAAGGCGAACTGGTCTTCGAGAACAACGAAACTGAGTAA